One genomic region from Fulvitalea axinellae encodes:
- a CDS encoding tetratricopeptide repeat protein, producing MRNFLFVVFIFLAPMVLKGQDNSSKQDLQSELAKLDSILLKDNLRAKVYYKKFHYLFSLGKFKEAGMTLRKAINLMPDSVILYVGQAEALSSVGGFRESAKVLTVAYEKAVTDSVRSEILTMRGGNKANFMDYDGAYSDLVYACRIDPKNLNAKSNLAAVCDEVGRPDEAWKHLKELVKNNPEYFPGYLNLGFKYQKHDMHKEAIECFDKALRISPKQPLAFSNRSFSKLEIGDLKGAMEDIETSISIYPTNSYAHMIKAKIFLKKKKKRKACEALDAAEKLGFKDRYGDEVEKLKGEYCEKYLQ from the coding sequence ATGCGTAATTTTTTATTTGTAGTGTTTATTTTCTTGGCTCCAATGGTTCTTAAAGGTCAAGACAACAGTTCGAAGCAAGACCTCCAAAGCGAATTAGCAAAGCTGGATTCCATTTTATTAAAGGATAACCTTAGGGCTAAGGTTTACTATAAAAAGTTTCACTATCTGTTCTCTTTGGGAAAATTTAAAGAGGCTGGAATGACCCTAAGGAAGGCCATAAACTTAATGCCTGATTCGGTGATTTTATATGTAGGGCAAGCGGAGGCCTTGTCATCGGTGGGCGGTTTTCGCGAATCGGCGAAAGTCTTAACCGTGGCATATGAAAAAGCCGTAACGGACAGTGTTCGATCCGAAATTCTTACAATGAGGGGTGGCAACAAGGCTAATTTCATGGATTATGACGGGGCTTATTCTGACCTAGTATATGCGTGTCGGATTGACCCTAAGAACCTAAACGCAAAAAGTAATTTGGCTGCGGTATGTGATGAAGTTGGCAGACCGGATGAGGCTTGGAAACACTTAAAAGAACTTGTGAAAAATAACCCTGAATATTTTCCGGGATACTTGAATCTGGGTTTTAAGTACCAGAAGCACGATATGCATAAAGAGGCTATCGAATGTTTTGACAAAGCTTTGAGAATTAGCCCCAAGCAGCCGTTGGCTTTTAGTAATAGGAGCTTCAGTAAATTGGAGATAGGCGATCTGAAAGGAGCGATGGAAGACATCGAGACCTCGATTTCTATTTATCCGACAAACTCTTACGCCCATATGATTAAGGCGAAGATTTTCTTAAAAAAGAAAAAGAAACGCAAAGCTTGTGAGGCATTAGACGCTGCCGAAAAATTAGGTTTCAAAGACCGTTATGGGGATGAGGTGGAGAAGCTGAAAGGCGAGTATTGTGAAAAGTATCTACAATAG